ATGTATTGCTACATTTGATTGACTATGCTCGCAtgctaaaaatataaaatgtgaaagagaaataatatACTATTCAATCCTGACATGTTAATGTATTCTACATTATGCCAATTAAAGTTAGGGAGTTTACCAGTGTTCGGTCTCTGAATAATGCATAAAAGGGAGAGACCCCTATGCATCAGATGCAAGCTTTTGATGAATTCCCTAACACCGGAGAAAGGGTTTCCCTTTCACCTTCCTCTCATTTTTTTAGAGGAATCAGAATTTTGGGACATCGAtgaaatttcttgaattttggcaATTTCTAGGAATTTTGTGCAGGTTTGGAACTTCATGGGCTTCTCTGGCGAATCCTATGGAAATTCTAAAGTTTCTaaggttttgaaatttttgggattttattggatttttaGGTATTTGTAGAATTTCCTTAGAATTATTAGGTTCCTGcaaaaatttggggatttccacagaacttcaaatctttttgaaatttctagaaaaatggaattttatgaaaatttgtCTGAATTTCTATTAATTATCTTCTAGGTCATTCTCGCATCATTGACCTCTACTCAACTAGAAATGTCAACCATCAATACATCAACAGCAGACTTCATGGATTCAAGAGTTAGGTAGGCTAGAAGGTACAAGTTCCCCAAAATTCGAATCATCCTTGAGATAAAGAGTACAAACTTTATCCATCCTCACTCATAATTTATCATAATTATATGTCTATAAACTATCCTTTTTTGGCCGAGCTTAATTAGTAGccgaaaggagaagaaagatcaCTATATTTTGTTGGCCAGAGCATGTTTTGTTGACATTCTACCCAGGAATGATAGAAGTGCAATCCAAAAATTGAGCAATAAACCAAGATAGTAAAATCGATCAAAACAAGACAATAATATGAAGGAATATCCAATTGACTGATTTTGGTGTATTCTACCACTAAATTGGATCATACGCAAATGTCTCAGATGTAGCTAGAGAATGGGAAGGTTGCAAGCACGATGGAATGTGAGTCCACTCATCGATACTTCTGACCGGGAAACATACTTGGGATTTTGAAATACAAGTACCATTAAGGAACAAAATGTGCTCCACTATGGCAGTGCTTCCTGACAGAAGTGCAACTAGGTACAAGGTGGTACAAGGTGTGATCCGTGGGGAAAATAAAGTGAATATAAATACAAGAAGGTGCGAAGAGTTAAATAAATGAACACAATtgtattcagttttttttttttggtaacaattgTATTCAATTGGAGAGTTAAATATATAAACATAATCATGATAGGGCGGATGATTTCTTTAAATGGCGGAAAAGGAAAACTAGACTGGTCAACATCAAAGAGGCTTAGACGGTAGGGTTCGTGCTCATCACTTCTAATATATGGTGGGAAAGACATAATAGACATTATGAAGTTAAGAAGAAAACAAGCTTGTAAACTTTTGAGATGGTGAAGAGGGAGATCCAAGTTTGCAGTTTGGAGACTACGGAAATGATTAAATCAGCGGAAGACATTACTTGTTGTAGAaaactaaatttgaaaatagaaagCTATCACCCTTACTCGATGTTATGGACTATCTCCTATTATTTCCGCGAGATAAATGCAGTGCAGTGGCAGATAGGCTAGCGAAGCATGCCACTGCCACAAGAAGTTCAAATACCTGGGATGTAGCTCCAGCTTTTATTATTTCTGATCTTGAATGGGATGGCCAGCATAGGCCTCGATTCAGGTTTAAGTAACGCTTCTTCTAATTGCTTTGATTTCCTGTTCTGccgatggccatgccgaaggtggagtaggaTCTCAAAGGGCTTATTTTTGTAAACTATCATTTTTCTGATTCTAATATATCAAAAAATGCCCTTGCTCGATGTTGATGGTGCATTGGTGCAAACCATATGCTAAACATAGACGGTAGCATCAATGGGGATCCTTGTTGTGCAATGGTTGGGgggatttttagaaatagtGATGGTCTGGTGTTATTCTCCTTTAGCATATTCATTGGGATTACATCGATCTATGAAGCGAAATTTGAAGCTGTAGTTGAAGGGATTATAAATGTCAAAGAGTTAAAAGGTACCTGCACTATGGATTGAATCAAATTCTACGACAGTCGTATCAGTGGTTCATTCCAATAATATTCCGTGGTTCCTAAGTGGATATATATTCAGTCTTTTCTCAAATCCATACCATGGAAAATTACTCAATGCTTTAGAGAGGCAAACTTAGTTGTTGATTATTTAGCAAAGAAAGCTTCAAAACGGGTATCTCAGAGACCAGGATTGATTTTCCGATAAATATTTTAGAAGAGATAACAGCTGATGCGATGAATAGACCTCGATACCGTTTCCGTTAGTGATTGAGGGGTCTTTTTGCttatggcaatgctgaaggtgaaAGGTTCTCCTTGTCCTAGCGATTCAGATAGGTCTTTCTTTTCTGTTTGTttctttgatattttattttattttttttctattttctgctTTTAACTTTTTGATGTAATCAAGTTTGACATtcgagggaaaaaaaagaaggggaaaccCAAGTGCAAAAAAGGTACAAAGTTTTTGATCGATTGGCCTAAGTACTTCTTGGTAACATAAGTGTTACAGGGTACCAAGTGTGATCTTATAGGGAAAATAAAGTGTACGCATATGAGAACAAGGTTCAACGTGTGATCCATtggggaattaaaaaaaaaaaaaattgtgtaccTACGATTGGCATCTTGCTGGAGACTTGGCACTTACTTCTAAGAACCCAGCACTTTTTAGTCCAAATTGCGGAAAACTGTAAAAACAATGACTTCCTGAATCCCAAATTGCGAAAACTATAGAAACAAAGACTCCCTAACTTTCTTGGTCCAAATTATGGAAAACTACGATAACGATGACTGTCTGACCCGTCTCAACATTTCCTTGAGAACTTGGCATTTTTTTTGGGCTAAAATTGCGGATGACATCACCTAAATCAACCATGGGTGAAATTAactttaataattaatttttcaaacaTTTGGAAGGTTGACACATAACTAGCCAATTTTGAAAAAGCGTTATCAGCGAAATCGGGAAAACTTGTCTGAATATGACATCTTCATATTCACATTTGAGTAACAATTGAGCTCTAAATAACTTATGATAAAGTGTGTGCATGAATCTACAGACTGGCATTGTgcacttttttttcccttataaaTTTAATCACTTTTTTTACAAGGACAAATAACATTCTTAAATGGAAAGAGACAAcatagttgtttttatttatttatttatttattattattattattatgagaaGGGAGGTATAACAATTGTTGTGTTCTTCTTcattttgcatccaaaatccaCACCATTTGAATCTAATAGCTATTGTATGCTGGGTTTAGAAATAAATATCAATTTTACACAAAAGGAGATGACTTCGATGCCAACAGTAggaaataatttttcttacaataaTATACCATTTAACGCATCTCATTACAGGTCAATGTTAcaagcttttatttatttatttatttttctacttttattAAAAGATCATAATAAatgataaagaaaataaaagataggATTTACGTCTAGGCATACCTAGAAAACAACAATCAAAAGTGAAGGAAACCCTACCTTCGCACTTTTCCCCtcagaattttttttggctacaatcccctcaaaaaaaaataatatcatctaaTAAAACTGGAATCTGGATCAACACAAACCCTCTCACGCCACTTCTtgaaaataagaagagagagagatttgcatAAGATAATCCTAACTTCACTACAACTTTTTCTAACCAATCTACAACTTGATTAGCCTCTCTAAAGAAATGAGTTATTTTCCACTCTATAGAGGAAAAGAAATGAGTAAGAACTATCTAATCTTAGAAACTGGAATCTGGATCTAGTGTCTTTTGTCCCTCTTTTCCTCATTCAATGCTAGATGAgattatcatttattttttttttttggtgcaatgCTAGATGAGATTAGAAGGGATGCAGAGAGTGGACCAAGATATAGATTTTCTTAACTTTGTTTAGTGGAGTTGTGGATCTTCTtccttgctgatggccatgccgaaggtgagtAGAGTACAGGACCCCGAGATCTCAGTCTCCTCCATCCTAAGTATTTATGTTTCTGGTATTTTTCTAGATCCAGCTGTAATTTCTTGAAATGTAATCACCCTATGTGTCATTTAGCCTTAAACAATTAAAGCTGAACTACTAAGGCATGGTTGGCTAGTTCAATGAGTCATATGACCATGACGGCCTTGCCTTGAAATTGAAGTTTGCATATTCTAAGGCTCCCAAGATCTCAGTCTCCTCCATCCTAAGTAATTATGTTTCTGGTATTTTTCTAGATCCAGCTGTAATTTCTTGAAATGTAATCACCCTATGTGTCATTTACCCTTAAACAATTAAAGCTGAACTACTAAGGCATGGTTGGCTAGTTCAATGAGTCATATGACCATGACGGCCTTGCCTTGAAATTGAAGTTTGCATAttctaaggctctctttggttttatttctatttgtatttatttggcttatttctatttttacatgtgtttggtataatttatagcacttatttctatttataataaattaaaataaatcacaaatcacaaattactctcaagttatttgtgatttgtggcaacaaatcatttatgttggtTTTTTCTACCTTAAATGAATACATGTGCTAaattactcaaaatcaatggtaaataacttcagtatgttttatgcttttccaataaaaaaaaaccccaaatcctatcatctctctctctctctctctctctctctctctctcttgaagctcaaaattgaagatgaaaattgaaacctattctgtcattatataatctattttataaatagtaacgaaacgaatactatttgtggtccataatttattgtcacaaataatttctaaaaaatagttaataaatacaaaaggaaatcataccaaagagagcccaAGTAGAAACCCAATATAACAAAGTTATTCTATGTAGTGGCCGCACTTGAATTATAATCAAATCATCAAatctcttacaaaaaaaaaaaaaccccttatcAGCATGACATTTTCAATGGTTTCCATTGTCGCTCATATTATAAAATAACAAGATTTTATTCTTATTGAAAGAAGAAGTGCCTTGCACTAAATCATAGAGGAGAAATAGATCAACTTTTTCCACAACTTTGGTTACGACAAAATTTTAAGATGAGGCAGCCGGTCATATCCTTAGTATGGCTACCAAGATTCTTGCACACACCTTATTCCACAACTTTGTACCTCTAGTCAGATACAGTCAATGTCCTACAGAGAGTTGAGAATTTGTAATCGATGTTGACCGACTCATTGTATTTCTAGTAAACTCTAAATCCAGTAGAACCTCTTCCCCCAAATATTGAGATGGCAACTCTGGCAGTGGAAGCTCTTCCTCCAAATATCGAACAACTTGTAGCATGGATGGCCTTGTAGATTGAATGGAGTGAGAGCAAAGCAATCCAAGTTTTAACACCAATTccatctcctccacttcataATTCCTTTCCAATTTGGGATCCACAGTTTCAAGAATTGTACCCGTACTCCAACTTGAGAACACCCATTCCACCAATACAAAACGCTCTTCTGATGCATGTGTTTCTACAGACCTCCTACCGCAAGCAACTTCAAGCAAAAAAACCCCAAACGCAAAC
This genomic stretch from Macadamia integrifolia cultivar HAES 741 unplaced genomic scaffold, SCU_Mint_v3 scaffold986, whole genome shotgun sequence harbors:
- the LOC122070715 gene encoding L-type lectin-domain containing receptor kinase IV.2-like, producing MKWKTIFFQNVLWFLILSRLIASQQEDLSFTYNGFQGVHISLDSLAHITDNGLLRMANADMEHGGDFRTTNVVGAFSHLAPEFFKTGKANPCWDVFAFGVFLLEVACGRRSVETHASEERFVLVEWVFSSWSTGTILETVDPKLERNYEVEEMELVLKLGLLCSHSIQSTRPSMLQVVRYLEEELPLPELPSQYLGEEVLLDLEFTRNTMSRSTSITNSQLSVGH